The sequence TCACATGGCACTAGTTGTGGAATTGcctgcacacacgcacacacacacacccaacaCGCACGCACGCACGCTGCAACCTGCTCATGAGGAAAATAGTTTATTAGGTCAGGAGTGCCAGAGGCACATGAAGGCTCCCAGCTGTGTGTGCAACTTTGGATTTGGTACCCACTTCACGTCACCTTGAATCCTCTGACATCCACCGAGGGGGTAATGTAAGGCATACTTTGCTGGAACAGTAATAATCCATGCTTCATGCTCAAGAGCTGAGTCTCAGAGGAGGACTGGCTTTCTCTACTCCCTTTGGCCTCGCTCCGTCTCACTCAAggaacaaaacaacccaaaacaacgGAGAAGaactggggaaaacaaggaaagcaaaagaagaCAAATCCCTTTAAATGGACTTTCGCCTTTTCATCAGCCTGTGGTTATCTGTAAAGCTGTGCAACCCAGGTGAGATGGAGCTGACAGGAGATGGGAAAAGGCTGTTTTTTAATGTGCTTGGCGAGATCTCCTCTATCTTGTAAGAGATGGAGTGAAAGTACTGGGGGTTCAGCTTTGAGCTGAACGAATTTTGGTGGGACACCACCCGGCTGGTGTACTCATGGGACCTGTAACACATGCAGGAACAAACTGACTGAAGGTCTGTTACTTCGGCCTTGTACCGTGGCCGACCATGCTGGGAGTCCTCTTGGATGTGGATAATCATGCTGTTGCGGTTCCCTGCCAGGGACGCCCGTTCCTCGGCATCCCGCCTCTCGTCCTCGCTGTTCATGGTTAAGAACCTGAGAACAACCAGATTTAGAAATGCCCCAATGACTGTCAACCCCACTAGAATGTACATAAAGCTAAAAGCCACATAGAGAGGCTTCTTTTGAAGGGCCCCTTTGGTCTGCAGGGCCACATAGTCTCCAAACCCTATCGTAGTCAATGTTATAAAGCAGTAATAGTAAGCATGGAAAAAGCTCCATTCCTCATACTGGGAAAAAGCTGCTGCTCCAATGCAGAGTGTTCCCATGCATGAGAAGAAACCCACAGTGACCATGTTTTCCATGGAGACCTCGGTGCTCCTCATCCCACAGCACTTCTTGATGCGTTTCAAGAGGTACTTGACGAAGGTGTTCATGCGCTCGCCCAAGCTCTGGAACATGACGAGTGTCAGTGGGATCCCCAGGACCGCATAGAACATGCAAAAGGCCTTCCCCGCATCTGTCCCTGGGGCGGCATGTCCATAACCTGGGAGGGGGAATGAAAAGACAGGACGGTCAGTAAGGCAGGTTATGACCACAGCTCCCCCATTCACACAAACCGCATGAATCGCAAAGACACTGATGTCGCAAGATCCAAAGCTACAGGAACTTTGCAGTCACACAATCTTCCTCTCTCCTGGCCTATGTCCCATAACCAGAGCAAATAAGACACAGATCAACAAAGTCGTATGCACAGGACTGGGAGAGATGAAAGGATGGGCCCTCCATCCTACTTCTAATAACTATGTGCTCTCCTAAACAAGATATTATCACATTCATTTGCTAAAGTTTCACGTCCATCCTGTATCACATGCAATACTGGAAACTTTGGAAATTGATGGAATTTTCCACAGTATTTTTGAGAGGAGTTGGTGTTGTCCTGTCCAAAAACCAGAGTACACTGATGGCATCCAAATTCTGTGtctgctggcagcacagagtTAACAACATCCACAGACCCACCAACCAAAGAAATTCCTTTTCAAACTCTTCCATACTAAAAAAAACTTCCTCCTAGACACTCTACAAAAGCCACTCACtgtgggaacaccacaggacttTAGGGATTTAATGCCTGCTCTATCTTtaattagaattatagaatcatagaatagcttgggttggaagggacctttaaaggtcatctagtccaagcccccctgcaatgaaccagggacatcttcaattagatcaggttgctcagagctctgtccaacctggccttgaacgtttccagggatggggcatctaccacctctccaggcaacctgggctagtgttTCATCACCTGCATTGTAAACAatctcttccttatatctagtctaaatccctctttcagcttaaaaccattaccccttgttctatcgcaACAGgtcctactaaaaagtttgtccccatccttcctgtaggccctcttttagtactgaaaggctgcagtaaggtctccctggagccttctcttctccagacagagcaaccccaactctctcatcctgtcctcacagcagaggtgctcaagccctctgatcatcttcgtggcctcctctggacccgctccaacaggtccatgtccttcttatgttgagagCTCCAGAgttggacgcagtactccaggtgaggtatccagagcagagtagaggggtaaaatcacctcccttgacctgttggccacgctgcttttgatgcagcccaggctgaTTATTGAAGAATAAACAACTCACCAGCTTGGTTTATAGCTTCACATCTTTTACAACTAGTCTGGCAAAGGCAATTTCATCAGGATGTTAAACTAATCCAGGACAGAGGGTATAGCACGTTTCACAGCATAGCTTACAGAAGGCAAAATCATGGCTAAGTCTTTACTGTAAATCAAACTTGGGGGGGAATGGACTGTTTTGGAATTATAATTCACTTTTTCACATCACACTGCTTTAAAAATCTACAGCTGAGATTCTAAGTGACAGTACCAAAGGCTTCAAACTGGGATGGCTGGGACTCACCTGGCTACGGTGTGTATTGACCACATGGGTACCACTATCTAGACTCCCCTTAAACTCAATGAATAGAAATATGCAATTCCCAAGTGCATTTCATCTCATCTACACCGAAGTGTCTAAAACAGGTCAGTGAGTTATTCTCAGGAGACACCTATTTCTCTACAGTCGTTATAATCAAAACCTTGGGACAGAATTCAGGTAAAGATTAGTATACCTAAATTTTGGTATTTACATGTGTCCTAGGTTTCCAAGCTCCCATTATAGTCAACAAGGATTGAATGAAAACAGGCAGTAGTGAGTTATTAACTGACCATCCCAAGTCTACCTTATGGCAAGATGAAATGACAGTACTGACTGTTCCATTGACTCTATTCATTAGGTCCCCATTAGAGTGACTAGACATCTGTTGACTGCAGAAGAATTTAGACACCTACTGCACAGGTAGACAACAACAGGCAAACAGCTCAATGCAGGCTTCTTAATAATGAGTAGAGCTCCACCTTCACTGACTAGCTCCAGTGTAGTGCTTGCATTGTAGATACTGAGGGTTTAAATCGGCTTTCCAGAAAGGAGCATCTAGCATCATTTGAGACCCCCAAGATATCAGGATATCCATAGAGGACTGGCAGATGAAACACGGGGCATACAACAGACCCACACTCTTAGAGATCAGAAACTGGAGGCCAGACAGCACCTGAGATACCTCTGAGGCAGGACCATTCCCCTCGTATTGCCTCAGCCCTGCCCATCACTTTTAGACTCGGGTCATGGACCTGCTGCTCTGAATTTGTCTAATCCTTTTATTGGAGCTGTTGACACTGCTTATCTCCTCAATCTTCTGTGGCAACAGATTCCAGAATTTCACCATCTGCTGTGTAAAACTACTTCATATTTTCAAGCAGATGTCCTTGTTTTAGCTAGTGCCCCTTAGTTCTAGTATTAAAGTTCTACATGTACCTTATCTACCACCTTCATGACTTCAGCTAAACTCAGCTTTATCTCTGTTCTCAGTTTTCTCTTGACTGAACTGGAGTCTCAGCATTTTTAGCTCTTATAGCAGAAATCACATTCCCTTAATCATTTCaatgtccttctctggacctttTCTAGCTCTACCACATCATTTTTGAAGTGCAGAAACTAGAACTCTGCATAGCCCTTTGGATGCAGATGCACCACAGAGTCTGAAGTTTTGCTAGAACAAAAATATGAACACCAGGCAAccttcaaaattaaaagcaacaatggacaagggaaataaaatgagaaaaccaGCAAGAATGCACTCCAAAAAGCAACAGGTATTTCCTTAGCTCAGTTGTTAGTTGTTGGCAGACAGATGGGATGTAAAAAACAGTTTACAAAAGAAGCACATAACTCAAAATAGGAAGTTCTTTTCAGGTTACAAAACAAAGAGATTCACCTGTTGTATTGGGCCAGGTAGCCTGCTCATcataaaaagcagttttcaaattACCTGGAAAGGTCAGTGTCTTCAATAGACTGATGCTGGGTTTGTTCCACCTGACTGTCCCTCAATAAAGGCTATAATTGCCTCTCATTACTAACATCAGCTTTTGAACTACAGGGGTGTTAATTAAACCAGGGACATCTTCCCATTTTATAGTTTTAGTTACAGCTGATAAAGAGAAGGAAAGCTTCAGAAAATGTGATTTTCCAGATGGTTGCAGAGATGGCAGTTGGTGGAAACAGCTTTCACTTTGGGTTCTAAAGAAAATGGTTGGggtgaaaaaagttttcttttgataTCACTAATCCTTCTCACTAAAGACATCCACAGAGATAGTTTAGGGACATTATAAAGCATTAATATTATATGCTTACACACTATCTCACAATTAAATTTCTAAGATTTGTCACAGACTTTGTAATTAACTTGGGACTCACAGTTCTCCCATAACATAGGAATATATCCATATCCCTGTTTTACAGATAGGAAAGCACACACACTGGCAGGCTATAGTTTCTCTCCAATTCACATGGGTAGACATAATATCCAGaaattctgatttctgttctGCCCCATGTCATACTCACTTTCCACAGTATCAGATAAATgtcttttactgtattttcaccATGAAGCTGGGGCAAAGAAAGGACTTTATTCATGAAGCTGGAATAAGACTTTACAAATAGGTTCATATATAGGGGATCAGAGTCATATATTTCTCCAGTACAACATGGCTTTAAGGAATAAGCATCTTAGTCATTGCCTTCAGCACTCTGAAATGAGAGGTTTCAAAACACACCAAAGACAGACTTAACTCTCCATTACTTTAGCGTTACAGAATCTATCTAGCAATACACAGAGCAATGCATGAAAAGCAAACTCCAGCAGCGTATGTTCTCTGAAATTCAGTAAAcctcaaatttaaaacaaatcactGTCTTCTTAGCGTCAGAGACTGCCTCTGGGAAAAATGGGAAGGTCAGTAATTGCCAGAGGAAGCGGGGCACAGAGGATCGTTAATGCCGGGAAAGAGCCCCCCCCAGTGCACAGAGTTAGTCTCCAAGTAGTTGGGTTTTACTTGTGTCAAGTaaaggcagaagcagaagcaTCTTATTTGGTAGCATATTTCAGCTACCAAAATTCAGCCAAAGTTCCTCTACGTGAATGCCACAGCCCTTTACCAGAGTATAAAGAGATGGCTCCACGTGAACCATAAGAAACAAAAGGCTTCAACACAAAAAGAGAGGTTAAATGTGACATTGTTATTTCTCACCCTTCTGTGATGAAGAAGAAACGTTAAACAGAAGACCTTAAAATTGGGTATAGCAAATGCATCCCCTAACAAACCAAGGGGCTGGGGTAACAGTGAGAAAGGTATACATGGAGCTATACATTGGACCACACCTAGGTAAATAATACCTATGCTACTCTAGTACACTAACCAGTTTGCTGAGGTTCCACAATAGAGCAGTATGACCCCAGCAGGCAGGTTTGTCTGATATTTCATTAGATATAATTTAAATGATTAAAGACAGTCTAAATAACTTTCACCTTGATTGGAAGCGATGTCATTagtattctctctctcttttataaTCCCTCCCAGCTGCTTAGGATTTCAAGACAGACCTCATCTGGGTTGGCACCAAGAAGAATAGTTTGGCGTGAAGAAATGTCATGTGTCAGAGTGTTATTCCAATTCTGTACTGCAAAGCACCGATGCACCGCAAAAGCTGTCTCCTCCCAGTTACGGAAGGACTGGGCTACAGACATCAAGCAGAACTGCAGGAAGGTGGAGGCAAGGCAGGCAAAGGGTCAGACTGTAAGGGCTGACACCAAATGAGTACTCCGTTGAGCTCTTCCCTGCCTTTGATTTTTACAGGCCTTGTCCGTTCTCCAGCAGAAAAATCTCAAAGACCACGTGCATCTATATATAATTctagaaaaaaagggaatattaTGAAAGTCTGGGGAAAACCCACTCAGCCTCcttcaaagtttatttttcaatggAGCTTTTCAGATGAGACACGCTCCTCATTACAGTCTATTTGAGGTCCATTTGGGAGGACATCTCAAATAGCTTTTTCTTACTTCTAAAGGGACATTGTGCTGGGGTACCAGGTCACAACCATAGTGTGCAGTGGAACACAGTGCACAACTACCCCGAGTCCAACAGCGACCAcaagcagatggctggggaagAATATAGAAATGGTATAATTATATGTGACATTTCCCCCAACCATTCGTGTACCCAGATTCATCATTTGGAGCTCTGTGATTTCCTAAGCCAGATATGATCTCACTGGATTTAGTAAAAAAACaatggatttctcttccatgagcTTGGACAGTGTCCCTTGTGTGTGTATAAACTTTTAGCACCTGCAGCATCCCATGGCAAGAAGGTCCACAGATGAACcatgtgttctttaaaaaaatcaccatcgCTTCTTTACTTCTCTCCTATTACTATCACCTGATGTGCCCACCTTCTCTATGGAAGAGACCAGGAGCAATTTTTCCCTACTGTCCTTCTTTGTGTCACTCGTGATTTTATAGATATTTTATCAACAAAAATGCTGTGCCTGCATTCAGGCCCAAAACACGTACCTCCGGCACTGTATAGCCTCATGTGGACAGACCATCTTCATTAGATCTACATCAGTGATCTTTGCACCATGCTCAGCTGCAGGGTATAGACAGGCCCATAGCCTCTGTCTTGACGTCTAACACAAATTCTCTTGAATAACACTTTGCTTCTGGGGCAAAAAGGTTCTCACTAAACAATTTCATGCTATTGCAATGATGCAGACTGCCCAAAACAAGTAAatacataacaaaaataaaacattatgggAAAAAATCCTGACTATTTCCAGTGTGTTGCAGCTACATAGTAACCACCTCCAATACTGCAAGGCACTATCTAAGCCAGCTAACTAAACTGAGACAAGGGATGGATTCCACCACCAACCCATGATTGTCCACACTGTTAAATCATTAGCACAGTTCCCATCATGGCTTTACCCTGGACCAACCAGCACTGTCCGAGGCAAAGTCCGCGCCAGGTCCACCTATGGAGGTCAACACTGACCACGAACCACTGCAGCTAAGAACAACTCTGGGGCAGCACATGTGTTTATCTGTTACTGACATTCTCCATGCCATCTCTGCTGGTCTTCACGTCTTAAAAAGCACAGGTCCAACTCTAGTTAGCAGCATAGATGGAGCCTGCGTGGTGTAAAGCAGAGGGTGTCTACACTGGGCTCTGTCAGACATTGGAAGAGGTTTGTCTCTAGATGTGCATTGGTACCAGGCCAAATACATGGTCagtgttaaaaaattaaaattaaatgtggcAGTGGTAAGTTATTTATAGTTCACGTTCAGGCCAGTGTGTAGCTGCAGAGAGGCTAAGACTCATTCACATTCACACTCGATGTGCAACAGTTTTTAGATGTCTTGAATCTCAAAGCAACACTCTGCGTTATTCATGAGGGATGCTTTATTTCTCTCAGGAGCAGGTTTCTCCCCTCATTCATCCACACATCATTCATCCCCATGATGGACATTTGGGCCTGGTCGTCTCTGACAACAGTCACTGGAAAGAAATTAACTACTCCATCCCCGTGACTCAAACCTTTCTTACTCATGCTGGCAGCAGCCCTGTCCGCAAGATAATGAAAAGAGGATAACGGCACCTGTTACTCAGATGGGCAACATAACTCAGATTAAAACATCTTCCTGATGTCACACACTTCACTTCAGGGGCTCATCTACGTCAGAGAAACTGCCACAAAGAACAGGCTGGCTCTCCACTGCATTTGCTGCCCGTGCTTTCAGCAGGGAGAAGAAACATCTTTGCAGTGCAGATGAAAGAGGTTTCAGTAAGGATCAGGGAGATGCTTCATTTAACTACCTGGCAGTATCTCATTTACCAGGACAAAGGCATTCTCCTGTAA comes from Numenius arquata chromosome 3, bNumArq3.hap1.1, whole genome shotgun sequence and encodes:
- the KCNK9 gene encoding potassium channel subfamily K member 9 produces the protein MALRTGTAWFGQVLRRVSRLQGTWSRRSSSLLCLSSSQEPEQAGGERPPPQHKLPRSSGSGGGGGRRQPPRQLPPCCGCCGLSDPRAARGGHGPLTRPLLAAMKRQNVRTLSLIICTFTYLLVGAAVFDALESDNEMREEEKLKAEEIRLKGKYNITSEDYRQLELVIMQSEPHRAGVQWKFAGSFYFAITVITTIGYGHAAPGTDAGKAFCMFYAVLGIPLTLVMFQSLGERMNTFVKYLLKRIKKCCGMRSTEVSMENMVTVGFFSCMGTLCIGAAAFSQYEEWSFFHAYYYCFITLTTIGFGDYVALQTKGALQKKPLYVAFSFMYILVGLTVIGAFLNLVVLRFLTMNSEDERRDAEERASLAGNRNSMIIHIQEDSQHGRPRYKAEVTDLQSVCSCMCYRSHEYTSRVVSHQNSFSSKLNPQYFHSISYKIEEISPSTLKNSLFPSPVSSISPGLHSFTDNHRLMKRRKSI